The Carassius auratus strain Wakin chromosome 27, ASM336829v1, whole genome shotgun sequence genome includes a region encoding these proteins:
- the LOC113045854 gene encoding 1-phosphatidylinositol 4,5-bisphosphate phosphodiesterase delta-1 isoform X2, which produces MDSNGTADKQSLEGDGDMQFLMNGGDLLKVRSGSWKKPRYYRLQEDCKTMWHQSKKTFKSKQTFSVEDIDEVRTGRQTEGLKKYTEESVEGRAFSILFKGRQKGLDLIASSEEEAKKWVGGLEKVISNMKNLTPQKKTEHWIYSSLREADKNFDNKISQNEMKSFLQDINIEVSDVYAEMLFQKCDISKCGYLEGKEIEHFYEILTQREEIDVIYGEYAKTDGLMSAADLLNFLMKEQKEDVSQNDALQLIEKYELDEKAKAKQQMTKDGFLMYLLQPEGMIFNPAHKSVYQDMNQPLNHYFISSSHNTYLLEDQLKGPSSTEGYIKALLKGCRCVELDCWDGSDGEPVIYHGYTLTSKVLFKDVIEAIQEYAFKTSEYPVILSLENHCSVEQQKTMAQHLSSILGSALVTKPLGDQMPTCLPSPEELKGRFIVKGKRLDKLEDMFSESKTADEESVTEEEDDEGDEDQEKKSSSLKLAKELSDMVIYCKSAHFHGFKDSRDKQSFYEMASFKEGKAVKLAEESANDYIHHNIDKLSRIYPAGMRTDSSNYNPVPLWNAGCQIVALNFQTPCPEMDLNQGLFLQNGQSGYNLKPSYLRDRDTKFDPLTLPDGPWLKNKILHLMVISAQQLPKVSERKSSIVDPIVKVQIYGVPADTTMVETKYIENNGFNPMWNESFQFNVRVPDLALVRFLIEDYDFSSSNEFIGQYTLPFNSLKNGYHHVPLLTRNGDHLSFAGLFVHILIVDAK; this is translated from the exons ATGGATTCCAACGGCACTGCTGACAAACAAA GTTTGGAGGGTGACGGAGACATGCAGTTCCTGATGAATGGCGGAGATCTTTTGAAAGTCCGTTCAGGATCGTGGAAAAAACCCCGCTACTACAGACTCCAGGAGGACTGCAAGACCATGTGGCACCAATCCAAAAAGACCTTTAAGTCCAAACAGACAT TCTCTGTTGAGGACATTGACGAGGTACGAACAGGTCGGCAGACGGAGGGTTTGAAGAAATACACAGAGGAGTCAGTGGAGGGTCGAGCTTTCTCCATCCTATTTAAGGGCCGACAGAAAGGCCTGGACCTGATCGCCAGCTCTGAGGAGGAAGCCAAGAAGTGGGTCGGCGGTTTGGAGAAGGTCATCTCAAACATGAAGAACCTCACTCCTCAGAAGAAAACAGAGCA CTGGATCTACAGCTCTTTGCGTGAAGCAGATAAAAACTTTGATAACAAGATCAGTCAGAACGAGATGAAGAGCTTTCTACAAGACATCAACATTGAGGTGTCTGACGTCTACGCTGAAATGCTCTTTCAG AAATGTGACATATCAAAGTGTGGATACCTGGAGGGCAAGGAGATTGAGCATTTCTATGAAATCCTGACACAAAGAGAGGAGATTGATGTCATCTATGGAGAGTATGCTAAGACAGATGGTCTCATGAGCGCCGCTGACCTGCTCAATTTCCTGATGAAAGAACAGAAAGAAGATGTGTCTCAGAATGATGCCCTTCAGCTTATTGAGAAATATGAACTGGATGAAAAAG CCAAAGCCAAACAGCAAATGACAAAGGATGGCTTCCTAATGTACTTGCTCCAGCCGGAGGGGATGATCTTTAACCCGGCTCATAAAAGTGTTTACCAGGACATGAACCAGCCTCTCAACCATTACTTCATCTCCTCCTCTCACAACACATACCTGCTGGAGGACCAGCTCAAAGGACCCAGCAGCACTGAGGGATACATAAA AGCACTTCTGAAGGGCTGCCGTTGTGTGGAGTTGGACTGCTGGGATGGATCAGACGGAGAGCCGGTCATTTACCACGGATACACTCTCACCTCAAAGGTCCTCTTCAAAGATGTGATCGAAGCCATTCAAGAATATGCCTTTAAG ACGTCCGAGTATCCTGTGATCTTGTCTTTGGAGAACCACTGCAGTGTGGAGCAGCAAAAGACCATGGCTCAGCACTTGAGCTCCATCCTGGGTAGCGCTCTGGTCACCAAACCCCTCGGAGATCAGATGCCCACATGCCTCCCTTCCCCAGAG GAGCTCAAAGGCCGGTTCATAGTCAAAGGGAAAAGACTAGACAAACTTGAGGACATGTTTTCAGAGTCCAAAACAGCAGATGAAGAAAGTGTAACAGAGGAAGAAGATGATGAAGGTGATGAAGACCAGGAAAAGAAGTCTAGT TCGCTGAAGTTAGCGAAGGAGCTGTCTGATATGGTGATCTACTGCAAAAGTGCCCATTTCCATGGATTTAAAGATTCCCGGGACAAGCAGTCCTTTTATGAGATGGCCTCCTTCAAAGAGGGAAAAGCTGTGAAACTGGCGGAAGAATCAG CGAACGATTATATCCATCACAATATAGACAAACTCAGCCGGATTTACCCAGCGGGAATGAGAACGGACTCCTCAAACTACAACCCTGTGCCTCTGTGGAACGCAGGCTGTCAGATCG TGGCCCTTAATTTCCAGACGCCCTGCCCGGAGATGGATCTGAATCAGGGGCTCTTCCTCCAGAACGGACAGAGTGGTTACAACCTCAAGCCTTCTTACCTACGAGACAGAGACACTAAATTTGACCCCCTCACTCTTCCTGATGGGCCGTGGTTAAAGAACAAGATTCTTCATTTGATG GTGATCTCAGCCCAGCAGTTACCCAAAGTGAGCGAAAGGAAGTCCTCCATTGTTGATCCCATTGTGAAAGTGCAGATCTACGGTGTGCCGGCTGATACCACTATGGTGGAAACGAAGTACATTGAGAATAACG GCTTCAACCCCATGTGGAATGAGAGCTTCCAGTTTAATGTGCGTGTGCCAGATCTAGCCCTCGTGCGCTTTTTGATTGAGGACTACGACTTCAGTTCCAGCAATGAATTTATTGGCCAGTACACACTTCCCTTCAACAGCCTAAAGAATG GATATCACCATGTGCCACTGCTGACTAGGAATGGAGACCACCTTTCCTTCGCTGGACTTTTCGTTCACATCCTGATTGTGGATGCTAAATAA
- the LOC113045854 gene encoding 1-phosphatidylinositol 4,5-bisphosphate phosphodiesterase delta-1 isoform X1: protein MQCVRRQPARTKSQESLYRAQTKTTARNNMKRLGLEGDGDMQFLMNGGDLLKVRSGSWKKPRYYRLQEDCKTMWHQSKKTFKSKQTFSVEDIDEVRTGRQTEGLKKYTEESVEGRAFSILFKGRQKGLDLIASSEEEAKKWVGGLEKVISNMKNLTPQKKTEHWIYSSLREADKNFDNKISQNEMKSFLQDINIEVSDVYAEMLFQKCDISKCGYLEGKEIEHFYEILTQREEIDVIYGEYAKTDGLMSAADLLNFLMKEQKEDVSQNDALQLIEKYELDEKAKAKQQMTKDGFLMYLLQPEGMIFNPAHKSVYQDMNQPLNHYFISSSHNTYLLEDQLKGPSSTEGYIKALLKGCRCVELDCWDGSDGEPVIYHGYTLTSKVLFKDVIEAIQEYAFKTSEYPVILSLENHCSVEQQKTMAQHLSSILGSALVTKPLGDQMPTCLPSPEELKGRFIVKGKRLDKLEDMFSESKTADEESVTEEEDDEGDEDQEKKSSSLKLAKELSDMVIYCKSAHFHGFKDSRDKQSFYEMASFKEGKAVKLAEESANDYIHHNIDKLSRIYPAGMRTDSSNYNPVPLWNAGCQIVALNFQTPCPEMDLNQGLFLQNGQSGYNLKPSYLRDRDTKFDPLTLPDGPWLKNKILHLMVISAQQLPKVSERKSSIVDPIVKVQIYGVPADTTMVETKYIENNGFNPMWNESFQFNVRVPDLALVRFLIEDYDFSSSNEFIGQYTLPFNSLKNGYHHVPLLTRNGDHLSFAGLFVHILIVDAK, encoded by the exons ATGCAGTGTGTACGAAGACAGCCAGCGCGGACCAAATCTCAAGAGTCCTTATACCGCGCGCAGACGAAAACAACCGCGAGAAACAACATGAAACGTCTCG GTTTGGAGGGTGACGGAGACATGCAGTTCCTGATGAATGGCGGAGATCTTTTGAAAGTCCGTTCAGGATCGTGGAAAAAACCCCGCTACTACAGACTCCAGGAGGACTGCAAGACCATGTGGCACCAATCCAAAAAGACCTTTAAGTCCAAACAGACAT TCTCTGTTGAGGACATTGACGAGGTACGAACAGGTCGGCAGACGGAGGGTTTGAAGAAATACACAGAGGAGTCAGTGGAGGGTCGAGCTTTCTCCATCCTATTTAAGGGCCGACAGAAAGGCCTGGACCTGATCGCCAGCTCTGAGGAGGAAGCCAAGAAGTGGGTCGGCGGTTTGGAGAAGGTCATCTCAAACATGAAGAACCTCACTCCTCAGAAGAAAACAGAGCA CTGGATCTACAGCTCTTTGCGTGAAGCAGATAAAAACTTTGATAACAAGATCAGTCAGAACGAGATGAAGAGCTTTCTACAAGACATCAACATTGAGGTGTCTGACGTCTACGCTGAAATGCTCTTTCAG AAATGTGACATATCAAAGTGTGGATACCTGGAGGGCAAGGAGATTGAGCATTTCTATGAAATCCTGACACAAAGAGAGGAGATTGATGTCATCTATGGAGAGTATGCTAAGACAGATGGTCTCATGAGCGCCGCTGACCTGCTCAATTTCCTGATGAAAGAACAGAAAGAAGATGTGTCTCAGAATGATGCCCTTCAGCTTATTGAGAAATATGAACTGGATGAAAAAG CCAAAGCCAAACAGCAAATGACAAAGGATGGCTTCCTAATGTACTTGCTCCAGCCGGAGGGGATGATCTTTAACCCGGCTCATAAAAGTGTTTACCAGGACATGAACCAGCCTCTCAACCATTACTTCATCTCCTCCTCTCACAACACATACCTGCTGGAGGACCAGCTCAAAGGACCCAGCAGCACTGAGGGATACATAAA AGCACTTCTGAAGGGCTGCCGTTGTGTGGAGTTGGACTGCTGGGATGGATCAGACGGAGAGCCGGTCATTTACCACGGATACACTCTCACCTCAAAGGTCCTCTTCAAAGATGTGATCGAAGCCATTCAAGAATATGCCTTTAAG ACGTCCGAGTATCCTGTGATCTTGTCTTTGGAGAACCACTGCAGTGTGGAGCAGCAAAAGACCATGGCTCAGCACTTGAGCTCCATCCTGGGTAGCGCTCTGGTCACCAAACCCCTCGGAGATCAGATGCCCACATGCCTCCCTTCCCCAGAG GAGCTCAAAGGCCGGTTCATAGTCAAAGGGAAAAGACTAGACAAACTTGAGGACATGTTTTCAGAGTCCAAAACAGCAGATGAAGAAAGTGTAACAGAGGAAGAAGATGATGAAGGTGATGAAGACCAGGAAAAGAAGTCTAGT TCGCTGAAGTTAGCGAAGGAGCTGTCTGATATGGTGATCTACTGCAAAAGTGCCCATTTCCATGGATTTAAAGATTCCCGGGACAAGCAGTCCTTTTATGAGATGGCCTCCTTCAAAGAGGGAAAAGCTGTGAAACTGGCGGAAGAATCAG CGAACGATTATATCCATCACAATATAGACAAACTCAGCCGGATTTACCCAGCGGGAATGAGAACGGACTCCTCAAACTACAACCCTGTGCCTCTGTGGAACGCAGGCTGTCAGATCG TGGCCCTTAATTTCCAGACGCCCTGCCCGGAGATGGATCTGAATCAGGGGCTCTTCCTCCAGAACGGACAGAGTGGTTACAACCTCAAGCCTTCTTACCTACGAGACAGAGACACTAAATTTGACCCCCTCACTCTTCCTGATGGGCCGTGGTTAAAGAACAAGATTCTTCATTTGATG GTGATCTCAGCCCAGCAGTTACCCAAAGTGAGCGAAAGGAAGTCCTCCATTGTTGATCCCATTGTGAAAGTGCAGATCTACGGTGTGCCGGCTGATACCACTATGGTGGAAACGAAGTACATTGAGAATAACG GCTTCAACCCCATGTGGAATGAGAGCTTCCAGTTTAATGTGCGTGTGCCAGATCTAGCCCTCGTGCGCTTTTTGATTGAGGACTACGACTTCAGTTCCAGCAATGAATTTATTGGCCAGTACACACTTCCCTTCAACAGCCTAAAGAATG GATATCACCATGTGCCACTGCTGACTAGGAATGGAGACCACCTTTCCTTCGCTGGACTTTTCGTTCACATCCTGATTGTGGATGCTAAATAA